TTCATCAAAATCCCAAATTCCAGCAAGCAGTACAATCAGTTAACCATGACCTTCAAAGCAAGATGACAGGAGGAAATTGAAATATGAACTACCACGTTCATCCATTCGTAGGAATTCCATATCCATGCTTGCACATCATACCCAAGACCTGATGAAGTTTATCCTTTTCCCCCCACGTTGTGTAGGCTTTAAGTAATATCCAAAACGTTTTCTTTGAACAGACCAAGTTCACTTTATCCATCTCATCAAGAACTTGCTCCATTTCAATGAGTCGCCTTTGTGAAGCATACAAAACCATCTTGCAGTGGTAAAGGGACCTACATATTTTCCAACCAGCACATTCTGCACGGCTAACAAAATTAGCAAGTTCGTCTACTGCATTGTTTCGGAAATAACTTGAAATGATGCAACGCATGACACCAACTGTTGTGACAGACGTGTTACGTTTAAATGCCTCATTTATTGAATGTTCCATCTCGTCTAATAAATCCTCCTTTGCATACAGACAGATTAATATGACATTCAACCAAGGCCTATAATCATCTTTAGGAATCAACCTCATCAACTCTTCAATCTTTTGAACTTTATTTACGTCAGAACTTTTACTGTAAGCACATATCATAGATCGAATTAATGGGATCCCGTACTGATGAACATGACCTTTGACAAGCTCATAGATCTCTTCCATCTTATCCAACTTACCAGAATGTGCATATCCTCGAAGCATCAATAAATGGGTAGCAAGATCAGGTATGACACCTCCTGCCTTCATGATTCTATATGTCTTCTCCACATCATCCCACATCCATGCTGTGATATACCCAGCAATTAAATTGTTGTATGTACTAACATTTGGGCAGATATTCAAATCATTTATTTCCCGTAGGGTTGCCTCCATGTGATCTATCAGCATTAATCTACCAAACACCGAGATAAGTATGTTGTATGTTACAATAGTTGGAGTACATGTTGCTTCCCTCTTCAAGTCCCGAAAAACTGATTGACACTTTACAGCCAAACCATTGAACATATAAGCAGTCATAAGGGCGTTATATAAAGAGGTGGACTTGAGTTGCTTGTTGGAAGCCTCTTTGAATAGTTCAGCTGCAAGATCAACATTCTTTAACCTTCCAGCCACAACAATAGCCTTGGAATACTCCTCAGCTGTCATGGGAGTCCAGTAATCCAATTGTCTTCTCCTCCAGTCAAAAGCCTGAGAAAACAGACAAAGTACGTTACTTCCtcaacccaaaaaaaaaattgcagtGATCATAGACTTAACATCTGGACTTAGGTAGAAAACATTGAGAAGATAATTTCTTAAACTGTGACTACTAGAATGACACGAAATTACTATTGATTAACCGAGAAGAAAATCGTCTAATATTGCCAAAAGAAGAGAAACGCCTCATTTTTGTCTCACCCACAAACTCAACTCCATTATTATTTTCCACGCCAAGTttacaaaacaacaacaacaacaacaacaacaacccagtaaaatcccacaagtgagcCTAGTTTACATAATGTAATCATATAAGTTAAATTCACACAAGCAGTCTACTCGATTGACCTTTGGAGTGTCAACAAGTCCTCTTTGACCAAGATTCCATATTTATATTTGTTTTATCCTTTTTTATTTCAAAGATTGGTGGTTAGCAGAATTTTAATGTAGTTTATAACGGGCAATAATGAATCTGTCAGACAAAAAATAAGTCAACCATCGCAAAACAAAATCGGTTCAGTTACAATGAGGATATGGTATGTTGCTAAGTACAGATAATAAGTATATTACGTACAGAAATAAAATCACCTGGAGCGCTAATTGGGGCGAAGATTTTAGTTGTTTTAAGAGCTCAACAACTGCAGAACCATCTGCATACCTCCTAAACAACAAAACCCCTCTATCCGCTAATATTCTCTCAATTTTTTCAGCATCACCATTGCAAGCTAGCAACTCATCCCTTAAATGTGAAACCCTTTCTCTTAGATCCTGTTTGACCAATGAATCAGCGTGACTCCACCTGTCTGCGAACAAAGCAAATACCTGTGACCAGGCAGGTTGGGAAGAAGCTGCTCCGCCCGCTAGTCCTCGAACCCACAACGTATTGGCTGAAGCTCGTGCAATTGTGTAACACCATGAATGTTTTCTATAATTTTCAGAAAATCTTTGGAGAATTGCTTCCGTCTGGGAAGCATCCGAGATTCTCCATACCCTCTTCATCATTGACAGCCAGGTAAAGTGGTACCCTAATTTACATATAATTACAATAGTGTCAGCCAACTTGAGGTTTGCAAAAGGTTAAATCAGCTCATTCAGCAGCTTAGTTAACAACCTccataacatcaaaatcaaaatccaaCTTCTAAAATTTCAAAAGCAATTTTCTATCCAGACGAAACCATTTCAAAACTGGCAAGAAAAATTATTCTCTATCCAAGCAAAACTATTTGAAAGCCCAAAAATCTGGAAGATAAATGACACCAAAGAATCATACGAAATATAGAATATTGAATGCTTCGTATTTTATGGTGCATAAAGCATACATCATATACAATCAAGATTCGCCATACCCATTTATCAATGCGACATTTTTCAAGGGTTTATCGAGTGCAAATGTTTTGATTAGGAAAAATCCTCCAAAATAACTAACTCAATAAAACATTTCAAGATTTTTTCTGTAGTTATTTTATATCCAGATTCCAGACAAAAAACCAAACTAAACCCCACAAACAAACCACAAAAAGCAGATAATGACTTTTTTTACAAACTACAGATAAAAAAGAATCTGAGGGAAGGAGGAAAAAAGAGGGCTAAACGTACAACTGAATTTCGTCTGAGCACCTATCAGTCAGCTCGGTTAGGTTTTGGAAAATTTGATTCGGTATTTTCGGTTTCTACAAAACTCTAAACTgaaaccaaaccaaattaaatTCGGTACAATTAAGTTTTTTTCTTTCGGTTTGGATTTGTGCGAATTGGTAACTTAGCTATGTAGGGATTGGGATTTAGTTGAGCCTTTTCAAATTTGGGcatctccaaaccaaatgtcTGCTGCTTGCACAGATACTAATTACTACAATATGTGAATGTTAAAAATTTGAAGGAATGTTCTCAACCAACTTATCTTTAAAAAAAGGAATGTTCTTTTTAGGAAATGCTGGAGAGGTGTAAATCCAGGTATACCTGCTCCGGCGATTGGTGGACGGCTGGCGGAGTGGCGGAGTAGCTGAGCAGTCGATATCGGAGGCTGGACTGGCGGAGCAGCGGCGGTGAATGTCGAGAGAAAAGAGAAGGTCGAagcttttcttttttctattttcctCTCGAAGTTACAAATCCTAAATGCCATATTAGGAGAAAATGACAAAACTGGTCCCTTATGTTTTCGGTTGGTGTAAAATAGTCTTATATAGTAGTATACTTTAGCAGTTGTAGTCCTTATGTTTATCAAATCTTTCATATATTTATACATGACATCTTTGACAGAAGTAGCATGTGAATAGCATCTGAACCGTTTAAACTGGGAAGAAAAAACATTCATAGTCGAAAAAAGatactttttatttatttttcccaATTTATACCTTAGAAAAAATTCTTAACTGCAAGATTTGAGCAACAAAGGGTGCTATTCGGGCAAAAATAGTTTATACGCATATCAGttgtatatattttaaatatataggTAGTACAAAACTGCGTACAGAGGCAGAATTAAGACTCTTCAGGAGCTCACCTACGACGAGGCACCCGTAAGACGGTCTAAGACTGGCGTGGGGCTCTTGTCTTGTAAAATATACGCCCAACGCACGACGCTCATCCCATTACTTTAGTTTAATCAAGTATAGTTAGCCTTGTAAATCCAAAAGTTTCTTTACTAAATCAGAACTCTTTAAGAGCCATCATTCGATCATAAATTAGACGTTGATTACAGTGCAACTAAAAAATGTGTCCTAATATCGAATGATTTGCGCTAAGAACACCATAAGGGTgaattttgatggaacctttcaATCAGAAAAAAATAGTTATCGCTAAACTTTGCAAAGTCTTCATAATATAGTTTCAATGTTATTTTTTTTCAAGTCCTGTTCTTTTATTCTATTGCGGTTGGTAATAATATTATCCTTTTCGTTTCATGGGGTATGAAAACTATAAGTATTGGAAATAGTGATAATTTATGCTCTAATTGTGATGCTGATTGTATAGAGTAGAATGGGAAAGAGGCGATATTTTCCAACCTGTGTTTTGTGTCAAAGACAGGAAATTGTATACCTTCCCTTTCTCAGGTCTTGAATGAAACAAGTGGGAAACTTAGGAGCGTTGGATCATATTATATAAAATTTCGTCATGGCGGTTCATTTAATAAGAAAGATAGAGATGAGAAATTAGATTCTCTGGACACGTGACAGAAATTTGTTACACAACAATGTATTTAGTAGTGTATAGAAGATTCTTTTCTGTTATTTTAGGTCCAATAGAAAATAGACAAGTGTATagctatttatttatttttaagtcaGATGCATGTATAAATACATACACTCAATGAGAAGATCATCAGAAAAATTCTCTCAAATTCAATCTCTAGTTTTTATTTTCTACATGGTATCAGTCGCCGTCTAGATCCTATTTTTTCAGTTatcttttctctttattttgttttctttctccgATCATTCCAAATGGTTACTACTAGAGACTCTTCTACTCTCTCTATTACTACCAGTGATGCTTCTTCTGGCCGTGGCGGTTCAGTCTCTTTGGATACTAGTCATCCTTACTTTCTCCACCCTTCTGACTCTCTTGGTATGACTCTTGTCACCTCCATCTTTGATGGCCGTGGTTATGGTGGTTGGAGGAGGTATCTTCTCATTTCACTCTAAGCTTAAAATAAGTTGGGCTTCATTGATGGCAGTTACAAGTCTTCTCCTCCTGATTCTCCTTCCTTCAACCTATGGGCTAGATCTAATGATATGGTTACCTCCTGGCTTCTGAATTCCCTCTCTAAGGAAATTGCTTCCAGTGTTATTTACTCTAAATCTGCCCAGGATCTTTGGACTGAACTTGAAGATAGGTTTGGCCAAACCAATAGTGCCAAACTCTATCACCTGCAAAAAGATATCAGTGACTTAACTCAGGGCTCTAGTGATGTTGCTCGATATTTCACTAAGCTGAAGTTGCTATGGGATGAGCTTGATTCTCTTTATTCTTCTGTTACTTGTTCTTACAATTGCATCTGTGGGAGGGTTAAACTTGTGAAATCTCTTCAAGATGAGAGGCCCATCAATTTCTCATGGGCTTGAATGATTCTTATGCCGttgttcgaagcaacatcctgaTGATGTCCCCTTTACCCAATCTCAATCATGCCTACTCGATGAGAAGCAGCACGAGATTTATGTCAGTCCACAGTTCCATGGTGATTCTTCTTCTTTCCTGGTTACACAACAGAACATTGCAAGTCAGAAACTTCAGCACTATGATTTTAAGGGAAAGAAAAATAACTTCTTGTTCTCGCTGCAAGAAACCAGGTCACTATGTTAGGGTTGttcatttggatcggatatctAAAATCCGAATCGATCCGTTCAATTTTGAATTTCGAATTTCGGATTGGATTTCGAtttgtgtttattaaaatttcagaTTTCGGAACGGATTCGGATTGGTATAATTTTAATCCGATCCGAAATTCGAAATTATTAGGGCATGTATAAATACTGAATTTTAATTTCGGATAGTTAGTACTTCTTTTATATTTTTCTCCAAGTTATTGCCTTTACAATTGATGGattagctatattggcaccatagtactctcataattgcaaaaacatgaatttttcttactgtattgcctcttttacaaagaaaatatacatatgagtttgcaactttgaggcataataatccGATCTGAAATCCGAAAATCTGATctgatccaaactttaaaatacGATCTGATATTaattcggattgcattttctagaatcccAAATCCGAAATTCAATCCGAAATGTGCTAAATTCGATCCGATCCATGCGCAGCCCTACACTCTGTTGAAAATGTTGCTGGATCATTGTTTTTCCTCATGATTTTAAGTTTACTAGAACCACAAAGTTTCAAGGGGGGATCAAGACTAATGTTGTTTTGACAACTCCTGCACAAGTAGCTCCCTATATTTCTCCTAATGAGCATCCTATAGCTGGGGTTCCAATTCTATAACTCAGCCTCAATTAACTCAGTTGGTTCAGTTGCTCCAAAATGCTCAGATTGGGAACTCAGATTCTGCTCTATCAGATGTCAATGCTAATGTTGTTCAGTGTGTTGGTACCATTTTCAAGAATCCCCTTGCATATCTTACATGTGTTAATACAAGCTCTTTAATCATTGATTCCGGAGCTTCTGAACATATATCCTTTGATACTAAGTTTTTTACCAGTATATCACCTTTACCTACTCATCTGTTTATCAACTTGCTTAATTCTTTCAAGGTCAAAGTCACTCATGGAGGGACTGTTTCTTTATTTCCCAATCTTGTTCTTCATAATGCTTTATATGTCCCATGTTTTAGGAACCATCTTATTTTTGTAGagaaattttgcaaacaattgAGCTGCCTCCTTATTTTCTCTTCTATCATTTGTATTTTGCATGCCCTTTAGTGAAGACCCCTCTAGTTTTTGGTAAAGCTAGGGATGGGATCTTTCTCCTATAGTCTTCCCTTCAATTTTTCAATGACTTCTTTTAGTTTCTAGGCctattgttttctctttttcttgtattttcttgTACGGTTGTTTCAGATTCTTTTTCTATTCCTGTTTCTAGGGATTCAGATGTACGACTCTGATATATTAGACTGGGCCATTTACCATTTTCTGCAATGAAAAATATCAGTTTTATCTCTTCTTCTTCTAATTTTAATTGTTCATGTGATGCTTGCCCTTTAGCTAGACAATCaaggttactttttcctttgagttCTATCAAATCTTTTGGTATTTTTGATTTAATAAATGTTGACACTTGGGGACCTTATAGGTCTCCAATACACAATGGTTACAAATATTTTCTTACTATCGTTGATGACTTTAGTAGAGGCACCCGGACCTACTTGTTAAGTGCTAAGAGCAATGCTTTCTTCATGTTGAAAATCCTTCTTAGCTATGACTGAACGACAATTCAATACCAATGTTAAGATGGTTAGATCAGATAATGCTTTAGAACTGGGATGGGGCATTATTATTTCTGATTTCTTCACCTCTACTTGGATTATTCATCAGATCTCTTGCACTGCCACCCTTCAACAAAATGGCattgttaaaagaaaatataGACACCTTTTGGAGACTTCAAGAGCATTGTTACATCAGCCTAAATTGCGTATTTCCTACTAGGGCAGTGTTTGCTCACTGCTACCTTTTTAATTAATAGATTTCCCTCTTTTGTTCTAAAGGGTAAGACACCTTATGAAGTCAGTTTTGGCAAAGTCCCTCCCTGTGATTTTTTGAGATGTTTTGGTTGTTTATTCTATGCCTCTCCTTTGTCTCATAACAGACCTAACCTTGCCCCTCGAGTCATTTCCTGTGTTTTCTTAGGCTATCCCCTAGAAAGAAAGACTACAAACTGTTAGAGTTAGCCTCCAAAAGAATATTATCTCCAGAGATGTTCAGTTTTTTAAATCTGTATTTCCTTTCTCTTTCATCACTAtttcccctcccatctttactgcTTCTCATTCTCAATTCACTGTCTATGATTCTCCTCTCCCTACAATCATTCCCTCATCCCCTGTTCATTCTAATTGTCCAGATTTCCCAAACACACCCAGAGTTcacactcctcctcctcctcctcctcctcatccTTCAACCTCTCATTCCCCTGCTCTTTCCCCTGTTCCCAACCTCAGTAGTTCAGATACCCCTAT
This sequence is a window from Nicotiana sylvestris chromosome 3, ASM39365v2, whole genome shotgun sequence. Protein-coding genes within it:
- the LOC138888718 gene encoding pentatricopeptide repeat-containing protein At2g30780; translation: MAFRICNFERKIEKRKASTFSFLSTFTAAAPPVQPPISTAQLLRHSASRPPIAGAGYHFTWLSMMKRVWRISDASQTEAILQRFSENYRKHSWCYTIARASANTLWVRGLAGGAASSQPAWSQVFALFADRWSHADSLVKQDLRERVSHLRDELLACNGDAEKIERILADRGVLLFRRYADGSAVVELLKQLKSSPQLALQAFDWRRRQLDYWTPMTAEEYSKAIVVAGRLKNVDLAAELFKEASNKQLKSTSLYNALMTAYMFNGLAVKCQSVFRDLKREATCTPTIVTYNILISVFGRLMLIDHMEATLREINDLNICPNVSTYNNLIAGYITAWMWDDVEKTYRIMKAGGVIPDLATHLLMLRGYAHSGKLDKMEEIYELVKGHVHQYGIPLIRSMICAYSKSSDVNKVQKIEELMRLIPKDDYRPWLNVILICLYAKEDLLDEMEHSINEAFKRNTSVTTVGVMRCIISSYFRNNAVDELANFVSRAECAGWKICRSLYHCKMVLYASQRRLIEMEQVLDEMDKVNLVCSKKTFWILLKAYTTWGEKDKLHQVLGMMCKHGYGIPTNG